Below is a genomic region from Cloeon dipterum chromosome 2, ieCloDipt1.1, whole genome shotgun sequence.
GGTGCTCGAATTAAGACCATTTTAGCATTGCTACCcgcttaaattataatttcttttgtttccgCTAATTTTTGACCTAAAAATACCTAGGTGATCCACAGACCGAACTTTACTAATTATGAATAGCGCATCATGTAGGAGAATgaagaaagaattttaattttagtcgGGCTGTGTTCAACCAACTGTAAAAGCATCTGACAATATATAGCCAGGAGGTAACCTACAGCTTCGATTTAtcgtcaaattaattataaaatatcacCAATATTGCCTTTTGAAGAATCAGATCGCattctataatttttaaaagactaGAGAAACATTTTCAACCCCTTTAGCAAACGAAAATTTCGtgaccaccaccaccaccaatTATGTTCGGCCTTCTTTGAAGTTCATTCATTGCTTTTAATAGTGCATTCGATATaagcttaaattaattttgtctgtgtgcaatgaaaaattaatgcaagcAGAGCAAGAAGCTACAAGCCCCACAATACACGAAGCGCAACGCTACGACGTGTCCATTAaagtataatattattattgtgaaCAAAGTGCTTACATCAGGACACGTCGAAAAGAATACAAAAAGTGTGAAAAAGAGAAACTTACAAACAAGAGCAGCAGTTTAAAAGTAGAGTGTCCGTGTCAAAATTACGCAAAAATCCCCTGCTATGCTCGGCAGAAAAAGACAAGAATCTCGTTgtaagaaaacaataaaaatagcagGCAAACGTGTGGGTCTAAGCCCGTGTTAAGGGTGCAACGTCAACGAGAGATTGACAGTCCACGTACAAAAGTGCATGAAATCCGTCAACAGACCTGTAATAGGAGAGCGTGCCATTCTGCAGAACGAACCAACGGCGTTGGTAGCCCTTCAGGTAGTTGGTCCACTTGAAGAGCCAGCCCTTCATCTCGGGCTCGGTACCATGGTTCTTCGAGTCCGTCATCCTTGCTTTCTTTGTTCTTCTTCTTCAGTCacatcacaaattttaaagagccAGGAAGAAACAGCTGGTCGCCGTGGTCCAAAATGGCCGAGCGCCCTATATAATAAACGGATCTTCCCGGCTCACAAGATCGGCTGGACTTATTTTACCGCGAGGCCACTATTCAGGAGCCTCGGGCGTGTGGTGGTCGCAGGATCGCGGCCGCTGTCCGTGGCTTCCGTTTCGTTTTGGACACTCCTTTCGGCCAACGCAATCGCAGTCGCACCGACGATCTGTCACACGATTGCTGAGGTTAGCAGGTCGCTCGCCAGGGGCAGCACCGTTGCGGTTTATTGGAGATTTTGAGCCGAAACGGCGCTAAAGATGTGTGCGAGTTGTGCCTTTTCAGTGTAAAAATCGTAGGATCATCGGGTTTCCTTTTATTGCaccttttttcatttacacAGGCCTTAAGACATCTTTTTGGAGCTTGTTTATTCGTTTCTTCCTATTCTCATGGTCAGTGACGCGAAAATTGCTTCTACAATGCGAAGACTCAATCCTCAATCAGATTATTATTGACTTTCCTCTTTTgacttttgataattttatgaaaatcacTTACCATGATTTCGGAAGGGATCGTCTTTTATAGGGATggattcattaatttttaaatattagaatttGTGAAtgaagaaacaattaaaatataaatccatTAGCCTGCTATATAGTAAaagcacaaaataataattttgatagcgatcaaagttaatttttacttacGTTATCAGTGCTTTAATGATACTGCCTGTTTCATTCATTGCAGAAGTTTTATTTATCGGTTTAGCTTCTTTGAGATACTTGTTTGTGAGATAGCGAGCAACTCGTAAAAACTTGCATCCTAATAACAGTGCGGACTAAAACCTAATTGCAAATAGAGTATGATCGATGACATGCGTGTATACTCTGCTGACTTATGTAcctctaattttttcaataggcttgttaataaaatatttcacttctTCCTAACTTGCAATTACTGAAAATATACCTTTATTGAGCAAAGTGGACAAAGCGAGAAATTAATGTCATTCCAAATCTTACACAATTATCAATGCATTGCTGTTAACAGATATTAATGCTAATCCTTATTTCTGTTGCGGTATTGGTTAACAAAGTATCCCACAAGAGCTATAACAACGACGCCACCTAGGATGGCACCTACCACGATGGGGACCGTTTGATCCACAGGAGGTTCAGGTTCAAGGAAATCGAAAAGTGGTTTGAAATACTCCAACATTGCCTTTCCGCTGAGGCTTTCTTCTCCTGTCAGCAATTTCAAAGTCTCGACCCAATGCAAGGAGCCGCCAAGCTCGAGACCAGCCCTACAgatcaaaaatcaataaaattcaatacaaaaaaataattcctaaaATCATGGGAGAGTTAAAActtaaaactattaattagAAACGGATTGTGATGCtcgttattaattttatttcttcagtAATATCCCAGGTAATCATTGCGGCAAGTTAAAAGCACACTTTAACATTTAATAGAATCATGGCTCTCTAGGAgccaaaaaatcgaaaagtgGCTTGAAATATTCCAATAGCGCATTTCCGTTGAGCTGGGTTTCCCCAGTCAACTGCTGCAAAGTCTCTGTCCAGTGAAGGGAGCCCCCAAGTTGCAATCCGTTTCTGCAAAACGTTCGCCGTTACGACCAATTCTCCACCACCATTTTTTACCGCCAACAATCCTTACCTGAGCTTTGCTCCTGCTGCGGTGGATTTGTAAATGTCGCAAGTGTATAGAGGTTTTTCATCAGGGTTGTTGGGGTCGTACTGGCCGGCTTCAATGCACAGGGCACGGTGAAGTTGGAATTGCAGGATGTGGGCAATGAAGTATCTGTTGTTgcgttcattttatttttatttaagggtATGGTAGATATGGATTAATTAGCCTTACGAAATATATTGGGAATTGCCTGCAACGTGGTATTTTGCTCCAGGGTCAAAGTGCTGCTCAGTTCTTTCAACAGGGGCTGACAACATTTGCAGctcatttctaaaaaaaaaaatattttaacatacATAATATAACGTATTATCGAACATTTGGTAGACTCTAAATCCTAAATCTCTATTAACGTCTTAGTGACACTGCAGCATTGTATCgtattgtataaaaatttgatctaaAACGCttactttcttttttttaaatatattatcttgaaaatttgcGCTTGTTATTATAGtgttttaattgtgtttaatGCGAGCAgtgtttttgctcaaaattgttttacctGATTAACGTATctgatcaataaattttatttgtaccCGACACCAAATTTTCTACCTGAGTTCCCACCAACGAGCGTTCCATTTATCTTCAGTGGTGGTTCCAGCAAAAACTTCCCAGCGCCATTTGTCAATTAGAACGGCGAAAGGTAGAAAGGCGACCTTGCCCAATGCAAATCGAAGGAGTGTGTTGATCGAGTTTTCATAGCTGTCCTCGTAGTTTTCCAGCAGACCAATTGCTTGGTAGTGGTAGGGATTTTTCACCGATAAAGCAATAACATCTCCAACAGCCTCGTGGAAACctgtgtgaattttttataatttcttttcgATATTTCTATTTATTGGCAATACCTGGATTCGCTCCTTTGCGGAAGGTAATTGGCTGATCTTTGTACAAAATGAAATACTCAATGTGACCGAGTTCATGGTGAACTGTGATGAAATCTTCCTCGTCAACGTTGGTGCACATCTTGATTCTGAAATCAGTTCTGTCACAGAAGTCCCAGGCTGATGCATGGCACAAAATATCTCTGTCGTCTGGTTGCTCGATGATGGAATTCCCGGTGTACGACATTACCATTGGCTCCAACCCGAGAGAGGTATAAAATTCATTGGCCACATCAAACATTCTAGGAACGTCATATCCCTAAAATATATGAAACCTAGCATAAAAATGAAGTTGGAGAGTCCAATTCTTTTACCTGATCAAGCATAGCCTGTGTGATGTCAACTTTAGTGGCGTTAGGGAACGGGACGAGGATGTCATAAATATTATCCCAAGACTGAGCCCACATGTTTCCTTAATAGAAAATCcatgtttaattaaagaacTGATTTTTCTAGAAATCTGCGCAAAGGCGGCGCGTGTAAAGCAGAGCAGGTACCTAAAAGATGAGCTGGGATCTTGTCTCCTGCAGGAATCTGGTCACCATAAACGTCTCGCAGTTTTTTTAGAGCGTAAGCGTGCAGTCGGTCATACAGAGGCTTCACTTCAGCCCACAGTCGGTCAATGTCCGCCTGGAAATCTGGAGTCTCGAAATCAGCCTGCCACATTGTACCCATGTTCTCGAATCCTACAAtaccatattttaaaatattaatggtaataattattttacaaaaaacacTCAACCATTGGCCTGAGCAGCTTTGTTACTAAGAGTAACATAGCTCTGATAATTGGAACGCATATTGGCGCCGGAGGCATCTCTCCATTGAGACCAGACGTATTTCAGTTCTTCGTAGTCACGAGAAGTAGCCAACACATTCTCCATGTCTACAAGAGTgggggaattttatttttaaataattaacctTTCCAACCGAGAGTATTTACCAGGCTCAAGTCGAATCCCTTCGGTTTCAATATTACATCCTTGGTTGATATATGGGCAAATACGGGCTGCACTATAAATTTGAGTCATTGTCGTGATTTCTCTGTTGtactaaaaatatcaaaaatagtGAGTTCATAAATAAAACCATGCAAATTCTGCTTATGTAAGTTTATCTAAATAAGGtgcaaaaatgattattcATCTATTGATTGGATGCCAAAGTCGTAGAAATCAAGAGTctctatttgaaaaatttgatttatcatTCGAATGCTTAAGATACAGCAAAACCATGAGTAGTGCACACAGACTCCTAATCTTTCAAGTACGTTATCACGTGCGTCAACCCACTTAAGGTTAATAAAGGAACAATTAAAAGGTGAATTTATGAAGTCTAGAATGGCAGGTTCAAGCAGTATAATACACCAACGATATTATTCTTTTGCGATTAGTGGGGATTAATTACAGTTTGGTGATACCAACGTACCTGTTCAAGGTCAGTGTCGCTTAGTGCAGGAGTCCCTAAGACTGAGAGGAACATGACTTGACGTTTGACGCTAGGGTCTTCGTAGGTTTCCCAATTTTCGTCGCGGAAGTACTGTTCCCATTGGCTTTTGGTGAATGCTGCCGATTCTAGAGTTGCTTGGAGCTGAGATCAAAGTTGAATcaatttcttaatttctcattgaaaaaaatatgttaactaaatttacaacaaaacctaaaaatattagttaatgTTCGATATTATATgatctgaaaattataatgtgTAGTTTTGACTTTAAGATTCCTAAttccaatttgtttttctatttattcgATTATATTACTATTACAAAACGATAATCTTTTActtctggaaaaattaaaatttcatatgtGCAAGTtcctaataattaaaaaatgcaaaatactcTCAAATAAGAGAGCTAAATACCAGAGCGTCCTCGGCGGTGGCGTTGTTGACGTCGGTGGTATAACCCCAGTCGGCGAGTACCAATTGGTTGCACGTTGCTGAGGCATCCAGCTCATATTGTCCGTTGAGGTACTCAGCAATAGCGACCTCCTCTGCTCCAGGTATCTTACCTTGCCTTTGCAAGGGTTTTACTCTGGCGATGGCGGCCTCGACGGTTACCAGAGCGACCGCAAGTGCCAGCAGGAGCGCTCGAGAGACCATGTTTGCTCCACTCGATCTGCATGGAATGATCATTTAATGCTACTGCTAGTTTAGTTTTTAGACAGAATCACATAGCTGCGAGATTAGATTAGATAAGCTTGCGTAGGAAAGATGAATAGCCTTGATTGTTGTGTCGTCTCTAATTAATACcgatttttcatttagtttATGACGGGTAGGCTCATCTTGCTTATCTTGCGAACGGTGTAGCACTACAGTGAAGGGCAATTTCGGTGATAGCTTGCTTATAATGGCGCGACACGCAACAAAAAATCGACCCTCTAATTTGAATATGTTGAACAAACACCATGTAAAGCAAGAATATTCATAAGTTTTAATCTCTTTGTGATATTAAAGTCGATTCCCTGCAGTTCATTGAACAGTGTTACGTATTATTCATTTTAGTATTGCCTCAGCAGCATGCCAAACCACACAAGCTTCCGACAGTTTCGTTACTTATTTATACTTTTGAGAGTCAGTGGAATAGTGCCATACgtgtttgacaaaaaatggaaCCCGAGGTTAAACATATGGCTCAAAACTTTATCTGTCAGTGCACATGCCTGTTTTACTTATTACTATGTTCGCTATTTGCTAGACTCTGTACGCTTCTCTATTTATTTCTATCGAATTGGACACCTGTATTTCAAAGCGTTTTTCCTATTGACcttgaatattttagcttCCCTCTTAACATACTTATGGATCATTTACTCAATATGTGTTAATTCAGTTTTTCGAGACCTGCAACAATTTATCAAGTATATGGGACAAGCAGACGATGAACTTAAACTACAACTTTCTAGTGAACGGAAAATCCTCAAGAagatattttatgaaatagtAATTTCCATCTTACTCTTTTTGGTGAATTATTTCGACCACTACCTACATTTGCAGAAGGTCTTGATAGGAGTGCTGCCGTTCTACTTTACCTTTatgtttgaaatgattttttcaataactTGTTTTGAAATCATTACTAGACTTAAAGCAATTTCAGGCAgcttaaaagtaattaaaaacgaaGATAACATAAAtaccaaaattttcatgttaagGGCTAATCGAAAATGTTTGCTACTGATGAGCGACGCTAAAAAGCTCATTCAAAGTAAATGgcagatattttattgcatcaatCTGATCAGACACTTCACATTTATGCTTGCTATCGGAATTCACATAGTTGACCTAAtggcacaattaaaattgtcatcCCTGGCTTTTACAATGTTCATAAACCTTATTAAAATCGTGCTATATTCTCAAAGTGCtgagcttttaaaattttacgtaAGTATATctactaaaaaattgaaaaaaatgtcattgttTTGGATACTGCAGGGGGTACAAATGGCGAGCGCTGGATATAGTCTGATGGAGAGAAAACATATTGATATAAAACCTTATGATCAAGAggtaaaaattagatttttctaTGATTAAgatttaatgttaattttatttaaggtaAACGCTTTCATAACTTGTGCAAGGTCgctaaattggaaaatttcaattgctggaatatttaatttggaccTGGAGCAAACCTTCCTGGTATGTCATTGATAGTGATAAAAagtaaagtttaaaaatctgaatttattgGAATATAGGCCCTCGCTGCGGTAGCAAATTATATGGTGTTAGTgcatgaaacaaaattttaaaatcaataaatatattcaaaattacattttcgtTTTATCCTgtacatttaataaataaaatgtcattAAACTTTAAAGAACTGCTTTCTCATAATTGGATAAGGTAAAATTCAACAACTGTGTTTTTAACGATAGTAAACAAAATGTAGGCATATTAGGAAACATTAATCTACCACACTAACTATGGTTGCGATTGAAAATTACCATTGAAAAAATAGGTAAAATAaagtattgaaaaatatgcattattaattaataatgttaaTGTGCGATTTGATCATACAAGTAACACCTATCTATATCAATCATATTTACAGTTTTAGAGTGAATTATGCCTGTTATGGCtatcataatattttctgtttaaatccaatttttttattataaaccatacgatgatgataataaatttaaattttgagacgAGTGTTGCGGAAAATATCACATTCAAAAGTATGATCgtgcaagaaaaataactCCAAGAGAAGCTTCAAAACTGTGCAAAACTTAATCTGTGTGTGCTTATAATTTTAGTGTTATGCGTCTAgagaattcaataaaattttctgttccaTAGTGATATTGATTAATTACTTGAATGGGGGTGAGCATACAAAATTGCCAAGTGATATGAGCAATCAATATAGATGGCCTAGTCAGGCAAGTCTCATAGAGTGAAAATGATGGGTTTGTGGGTGTTTTGCCAGTCATGTTAACAAATGTAAAAccacttttattttactttaaaattcatgGCTTCTGGCCTtatgtagaaaaaaatgggaGAATcacgttttgtttgtttaatagGCTTGTATCTATTACATTTTTGATTTCTTTCTATTCatattacacatttttaaactacCAAGCATGGAAACATTTTAGTTCTGAAAGATCCGCAAGTGAGTACAAAAAAACAGCGTTACTAATTTTGAGCCAGTTTTCACACACTATTTTGGGATTTTGGATAGTcccttttaccatttttacaaTTCCTAAAGCCATTAGTGATTTTATAGACTTGCTAACGTTAGTAGATCTAAATTTTGATGTGCCTCCAAATACTCGCGCACAAATAAGAAACAGAATTTTGGCTCAATCAACCATAAATTTCTTTCTAATGTCTTCCAGATTATTATACAATTCAGGCGACGAATCAGAAATTAACATAACTTTTCGGTATCTCGCTTACTTTTTTGCAAACAATCTGGAACtatcatttgaaatattttgcaaagaaattaaaattagaatatatCTTATTAATGAGATGATAGAGTCtcaaataaacataattaCTACTTGTGAAAATCGTAACGGGTGCAGGAATTCCTTACAACGGTTACGTAATGCTTTCAAATTGTTACACACGGCAAAAATGCAACTGGAacacagttttaaatttttcttgtttctcAATGTTCTACGCGAGTCAGTTTTTTTGCTCGCCATGCCAATCACAGTTTACTACTCAGAAAATGTTGAATACTTGAGGGTTTTATATGTTCTGACAGCATATtgcatatataattttttcaacttcgTGCGGGCAGCGGATAGCGTGCAGCAGCAGGTTGGCCTTTGAAAATTCactatagaatttttaatatttaaatttttgcagggCCAAAAGCTAGTATCGTGTACAGTTTCTTTAATCAAAgtgagaaataaaatcttcCACGAATATGACGTCGAGgtaaaatgacaaattaatgCAAGTATAGAGAGTAGTTGAATTCCATTTTATAAATCAGGTTCTATCATTTGTCGAAGAAGCACAGGCTGTGGATTGGGGATTTAAAGCCCTGGGATTTTTCTACATCAACTTGCCTTTGTTCTTCACCGTAagcaaaattaactaattttcagTTGTACACTATATGCCATACTAATTCACATGCATTTTGTGCAGACCTTAGGGGCAGTAACAAATTACATATTTATCATAGTTGAAGCACAGTGATTTATCATCGAGTGCTGTGAGATTTTTACAGCTGTGGACAAAAGCAAAGAGGAcgttgtttgaattttttttccttgtGTGTACAGCATTGCATAGTGATGCTTCAATAATTTCTGCACAGTATAAAGCtgagcatattatattaaacaaaattccattaatctcGTGTTTGTTGAATGTCAAGGTTTAAAGCGTTtccgcaatttaaaaatgcaaatttgtcatgcaattcataaataaatagttaatAATCAACCATTAGAAATATCAACTTCGGCAGAAATTTCCACACTCCCGCGTTAAGtgcaataaaactaaaaatgacaggaggatgaaattttttgaaatagcGTATGATAAGTGTTCTGTTTCTATGTTACATGTGTAAAAGTGAATTATTGTAGATTGTGCAATGTGTTCATTGTTACACAtgttcagtaaaaaattgattcttggAGTGACACAAATTGGCGAACACACTTCATTTTATTGAGGGGTTTGGCGAAGGACTTTTGTATTAATATTGACCGCAACACTTTTTGAAGGGCACACACGCTGCGATGTCATTTAagctattgatttttcaatcattATATAATAATGCGTGTTTGGTTTCCTATCTCCACTGCGATTAGCATTAAGGTGATTGAAACAAGGTctaatgtttgaaaataattagtttatgCGGCATTTACCTTTGATGTACGTAATATGACACAACTGAACCTACAAAACCTCCGTCCGCTACTAATTTACCTTTCCTTTCATGGCCTACTGCcactcaaaaaaatattcaaacacaGAATAACTTTGAGTACGTTTGGAAGAATAATATCTGCATCgatattgctttttattgaaatcgcGCTTATGCAccaagcaacaaatttctacAAAGAATCTAAGATGCAACagtcaattttgaaaacaaaattgagaGCAGCTGAAGCTATCATCGATGCAAATTTATCTATACTTGCAATCGCTGTCATTTTCTTAAGCTTCAACAGTCATAACTATTTGCAAGATTTCTCCCAACACTTGGACAGCTTTGACTCGTGCTTTAAACAGTTCAACCCGAAAAAAGTGGTAAATAAGATCACATTTCTGGCTACTTATCAcgtaagattttttaaagtcaTTTTTCTGTATTGGAATTTTCACACTGTATTGCTTACAGAAATCGCTTTTCATCGCGtgctttttaaacttttccatCGATGATGGCCAAATTGATTTCACTATTATGAAGCGTGTTTTCATctcttttttcttcaaacaagCATCTGAGGTACTAACGTACACATTCTTGATAGTGTGCAATGAGCTGTCGTACCGGCTGCAGTTCATAGCAAAGGAGACAAATAATTTACGAAGGATGGATGCACAGCACGTGGCACTTGAAGTTAGAACTTTAAAAGTGGCATTTTACTCGTTGGTGCAAGCCCAAGCAGCAACtcaaagatatttttcaattttcctcttaGCCAATGTTTTCTATCAATTTGTATTTCTCGTGATGATGGGGCTCTTTCTGCATG
It encodes:
- the LOC135936623 gene encoding angiotensin-converting enzyme-like isoform X2, with amino-acid sequence MVSRALLLALAVALVTVEAAIARVKPLQRQGKIPGAEEVAIAEYLNGQYELDASATCNQLVLADWGYTTDVNNATAEDALLQATLESAAFTKSQWEQYFRDENWETYEDPSVKRQVMFLSVLGTPALSDTDLEQYNREITTMTQIYSAARICPYINQGCNIETEGIRLEPDMENVLATSRDYEELKYVWSQWRDASGANMRSNYQSYVTLSNKAAQANGFENMGTMWQADFETPDFQADIDRLWAEVKPLYDRLHAYALKKLRDVYGDQIPAGDKIPAHLLGNMWAQSWDNIYDILVPFPNATKVDITQAMLDQGYDVPRMFDVANEFYTSLGLEPMVMSYTGNSIIEQPDDRDILCHASAWDFCDRTDFRIKMCTNVDEEDFITVHHELGHIEYFILYKDQPITFRKGANPGFHEAVGDVIALSVKNPYHYQAIGLLENYEDSYENSINTLLRFALGKVAFLPFAVLIDKWRWEVFAGTTTEDKWNARWWELRNELQMLSAPVERTEQHFDPGAKYHVAGNSQYISYFIAHILQFQLHRALCIEAGQYDPNNPDEKPLYTCDIYKSTAAGAKLRNGLQLGGSLHWTETLQQLTGETQLNGNALLEYFKPLFDFLAPREP
- the LOC135936623 gene encoding angiotensin-converting enzyme-like isoform X1; translation: MVSRALLLALAVALVTVEAAIARVKPLQRQGKIPGAEEVAIAEYLNGQYELDASATCNQLVLADWGYTTDVNNATAEDALLQATLESAAFTKSQWEQYFRDENWETYEDPSVKRQVMFLSVLGTPALSDTDLEQYNREITTMTQIYSAARICPYINQGCNIETEGIRLEPDMENVLATSRDYEELKYVWSQWRDASGANMRSNYQSYVTLSNKAAQANGFENMGTMWQADFETPDFQADIDRLWAEVKPLYDRLHAYALKKLRDVYGDQIPAGDKIPAHLLGNMWAQSWDNIYDILVPFPNATKVDITQAMLDQGYDVPRMFDVANEFYTSLGLEPMVMSYTGNSIIEQPDDRDILCHASAWDFCDRTDFRIKMCTNVDEEDFITVHHELGHIEYFILYKDQPITFRKGANPGFHEAVGDVIALSVKNPYHYQAIGLLENYEDSYENSINTLLRFALGKVAFLPFAVLIDKWRWEVFAGTTTEDKWNARWWELRNELQMLSAPVERTEQHFDPGAKYHVAGNSQYISYFIAHILQFQLHRALCIEAGQYDPNNPDEKPLYTCDIYKSTAAGAKLRAGLELGGSLHWVETLKLLTGEESLSGKAMLEYFKPLFDFLEPEPPVDQTVPIVVGAILGGVVVIALVGYFVNQYRNRNKD